The following are encoded together in the Hoplias malabaricus isolate fHopMal1 chromosome 3, fHopMal1.hap1, whole genome shotgun sequence genome:
- the inka1b gene encoding PAK4-inhibitor inka2 isoform X2, with the protein MRYMMRSLQDLKQMRETPEPHEPPRRSYAVTRACHRREQQREHLSRPQSSQSSDGTYDSACCLASPLEEEEEDEEDVLGHLPRGSPCSEKSLDFDSGYSEASWQDEGVVLRRTRNVRVSSSACVRTNRIRPKSTSDACLERWTSFEASDPEDWTTSLLTRGRNRQPLILGDNSFADLIKNWMDLPECPDSAELKPNQSRKLAKDFLVNMRRRLVGMSKGTEARGKSTEPCSKRLSCPAGIQTPKPFFHQSHTGLHQLETDFYQFSALMKTGSRQPIICNDIIGYI; encoded by the coding sequence ATGCGCTACATGATGCGCTCTCTGCAGGATCTGAAGCAGATGAGGGAGACCCCTGAGCCTCACGAGCCCCCGAGGCGCTCGTATGCAGTGACGCGAGCCTGTCACCGCAGAGAGCAGCAGCGCGAGCACCTGAGCCGACCGCAGAGCTCTCAGTCCAGTGACGGCACGTACGACTCGGCCTGCTGCCTGGCCAGTCCtctggaagaggaggaggaggatgaggaagatGTGCTCGGACACCTGCCCCGGGGGTCCCCCTGCAGCGAGAAAAGCCTGGACTTTGATTCTGGATATTCTGAAGCCTCGTGGCAGGATGAGGGCGTGGTGCTGCGAAGGACTAGGAATGTCCGAGTTTCGTCGTCAGCCTGTGTCCGAACCAACCGCATCCGGCCAAAATCCACCTCAGACGCTTGTCTGGAGCGCTGGACTTCCTTTGAGGCAAGTGATCCGGAAGACTGGACCACATCTCTGCTGACCAGAGGACGCAATCGACAACCCCTCATCCTCGGAGACAACAGCTTCGCAGACCTCATTAAGAACTGGATGGACCTTCCCGAGTGTCCCGACTCAGCCGAGTTAAAGCCCAACCAGAGTCGCAAACTGGCAAAAGACTTTCTGGTCAACATGAGGCGGAGGCTAGTCGGTATGTCCAAGGGAACAGAAGCAAGAGGGAAGTCCACAGAGCCCTGTTCCAAGCGGTTGTCATGTCCTGCAGGGATTCAGACACCAAAGCCTTTCTTCCACCAGTCCCACACTGGCCTGCACCAGCTAGAGACGGACTTCTACCAGTTCAGTGCCCTCATGAAGACCGGCAGTCGACAGCCCATCATTTGTAATGACATCATTGGATACATCTGA
- the inka1b gene encoding PAK4-inhibitor inka2 isoform X1: MLCVRDSGDCFRDQMRYMMRSLQDLKQMRETPEPHEPPRRSYAVTRACHRREQQREHLSRPQSSQSSDGTYDSACCLASPLEEEEEDEEDVLGHLPRGSPCSEKSLDFDSGYSEASWQDEGVVLRRTRNVRVSSSACVRTNRIRPKSTSDACLERWTSFEASDPEDWTTSLLTRGRNRQPLILGDNSFADLIKNWMDLPECPDSAELKPNQSRKLAKDFLVNMRRRLVGMSKGTEARGKSTEPCSKRLSCPAGIQTPKPFFHQSHTGLHQLETDFYQFSALMKTGSRQPIICNDIIGYI, translated from the exons ATG CTGTGTGTGCGAGACTCGGGCGACTGTTTCCGGGACCAGATGCGCTACATGATGCGCTCTCTGCAGGATCTGAAGCAGATGAGGGAGACCCCTGAGCCTCACGAGCCCCCGAGGCGCTCGTATGCAGTGACGCGAGCCTGTCACCGCAGAGAGCAGCAGCGCGAGCACCTGAGCCGACCGCAGAGCTCTCAGTCCAGTGACGGCACGTACGACTCGGCCTGCTGCCTGGCCAGTCCtctggaagaggaggaggaggatgaggaagatGTGCTCGGACACCTGCCCCGGGGGTCCCCCTGCAGCGAGAAAAGCCTGGACTTTGATTCTGGATATTCTGAAGCCTCGTGGCAGGATGAGGGCGTGGTGCTGCGAAGGACTAGGAATGTCCGAGTTTCGTCGTCAGCCTGTGTCCGAACCAACCGCATCCGGCCAAAATCCACCTCAGACGCTTGTCTGGAGCGCTGGACTTCCTTTGAGGCAAGTGATCCGGAAGACTGGACCACATCTCTGCTGACCAGAGGACGCAATCGACAACCCCTCATCCTCGGAGACAACAGCTTCGCAGACCTCATTAAGAACTGGATGGACCTTCCCGAGTGTCCCGACTCAGCCGAGTTAAAGCCCAACCAGAGTCGCAAACTGGCAAAAGACTTTCTGGTCAACATGAGGCGGAGGCTAGTCGGTATGTCCAAGGGAACAGAAGCAAGAGGGAAGTCCACAGAGCCCTGTTCCAAGCGGTTGTCATGTCCTGCAGGGATTCAGACACCAAAGCCTTTCTTCCACCAGTCCCACACTGGCCTGCACCAGCTAGAGACGGACTTCTACCAGTTCAGTGCCCTCATGAAGACCGGCAGTCGACAGCCCATCATTTGTAATGACATCATTGGATACATCTGA